In Quercus lobata isolate SW786 chromosome 12, ValleyOak3.0 Primary Assembly, whole genome shotgun sequence, a genomic segment contains:
- the LOC115971328 gene encoding xyloglucan galactosyltransferase XLT2-like: MLPISNNALSEALPHKKPKIPSELVDRKNTFNSAILQPILHHHPRIWLLLSILSVQVLLLLTLRSVPLSLSLPHPHTHTDTTHTHDGDLHFQPPQPSNSTSPDPQDQCGLGRVYVYDLPAAFNAKILANCDRLNPWTSRCDALENGGLGPLATGLAGIVPENLAPAWYWTDQFVSEIVFHNRLLKHKCRVMDPESATAFYIPFYAGLAVGKYLWSNSSEEERDRHCGMMLKWVQDQPYFKRSNGWDHFITMGRITWDFRRSKDKDWGSSCIYMPGMRNITRLLIERNPWDYFDIGVPYPTGFHPRSDSDVAEWQSFVRNRRRTSLFCFAGATRGAIRNDFRGLLLTQCRNANDTCTVVDCGGSKCSNGTSAILETFLRSDFCLQPRGDSFTRRSIFDCMVAGSIPVFFWKRSAYYQYEWFLPGEPESYSVFIDRNAVKNGTLVEHVLKRYSREEVRKMREKVIDYIPKLVYAKPLEGLESVKDAFDVAIDGVLQRFKEQAEWGFKW, from the coding sequence ATGCTTCCCATTTCGAACAACGCGTTATCGGAAGCATTACctcacaaaaaacccaaaatcccgtCCGAGTTAGTGGACCGCAAGAACACGTTCAACTCAGCGATTCTGCAACCTATTCTCCACCACCACCCTCGCATATGGCTCCTCCTCTCAATCCTCTCCGTTCAGgtcctcctcctcctcactCTCCGCTCTGTccctctctcgctctctctcccCCACCCCCACACCCACACCGACACCACCCACACTCACGACGGCGACCTCCACTTCCAACCGCCGCAACCTTCCAATTCCACCTCACCCGACCCGCAAGACCAATGCGGGTTGGGCCGGGTCTACGTGTACGACCTCCCCGCAGCGTTTAACGCAAAGATCCTCGCAAATTGCGACCGGTTAAACCCGTGGACCTCACGCTGCGACGCTCTGGAAAACGGCGGGTTAGGTCCGCTGGCAACCGGGCTGGCCGGGATCGTGCCGGAGAATCTAGCTCCGGCTTGGTACTGGACGGACCAGTTCGTTTCGGAAATCGTTTTCCACAACCGGCTCTTGAAGCACAAATGCCGGGTCATGGATCCGGAATCGGCTACGGCGTTTTACATTCCGTTCTACGCTGGGCTCGCGGTGGGGAAGTATCTGTGGTCGAATTCGAGCGAGGAGGAGCGCGATCGTCACTGCGGGATGATGCTGAAGTGGGTCCAGGACCAGCCGTATTTCAAAAGATCCAACGGCTGGGATCACTTCATCACGATGGGTCGCATCACGTGGGACTTCCGGCGGTCCAAAGACAAAGACTGGGGCTCCAGCTGCATCTACATGCCCGGGATGCGCAACATCACGCGCCTCCTGATCGAGCGGAACCCGTGGGACTACTTCGACATCGGCGTGCCCTACCCCACTGGATTCCACCCCAGGTCCGACTCCGACGTCGCCGAATGGCAAAGCTTCGTCCGAAACCGCCGCCGCACCAGCCTCTTCTGCTTCGCCGGCGCCACGCGCGGCGCAATCAGGAACGACTTCAGAGGCCTGTTGCTGACCCAATGCCGAAACGCCAACGACACGTGTACGGTCGTCGATTGCGGCGGCTCCAAATGCTCCAACGGCACCTCCGCCATCCTCGAAACGTTTTTGAGGTCCGATTTTTGCCTGCAGCCCAGAGGCGATAGCTTCACCCGCAGGTCGATTTTTGATTGCATGGTGGCCGGTTCGATCCCGGTTTTTTTCTGGAAGCGATCCGCTTATTACCAGTACGAGTGGTTCTTGCCGGGCGAACCGGAGAGTTACTCGGTTTTTATAGATCGTAACGCGGTTAAAAACGGTACGCTAGTGGAGCACGTGCTGAAGCGGTATAGTAGAGAGGAGGTGAggaagatgagagagaaagtgatCGATTATATACCGAAGTTAGTGTATGCGAAACCCCTAGAAGGGTTGGAGAGTGTAAAGGACGCGTTTGATGTGGCCATTGATGGTGTGCTACAACGGTTCAAGGAGCAAGCGGAGTGGGGATTCAAGTGGTAa
- the LOC115970640 gene encoding secreted RxLR effector protein 161-like: MEKFRYDIHCPTTGLQQEIKDKWHVDVGRMQVYRARKKAEKIIDGDDAFGTIEFDSYATLLSQFVSQPREPHLLATNKVLQYIKDWAGCPDTRRSLTGYAVFLGESLISWRSKKHGVFSRSSAEAEYRAMASVACEITWVLHLLKDIKIDHARPAMLFFDN; this comes from the exons ATGGAGAAGTTTAGATATGATATACATTGCCCTACCACTGGATTGCAGCAAGAGATTAAGGATAAGTGGCATGTTGATGTGGGTAGGATGCAAGTGTATAGGGCAAGGAAAAAGGCTGAGAAAATAATTGATGGTGATGATGCATTTGGGACTATT GAGTTTGACTCATATGCCACATTGTTAAGTCAATTTGTGTCACAACCTAGAGAGCCTCATTTGCTTGCTACCAACAAGGTGCTTCAGTACATCAAAG ATTGGGCTGGATGCCCTGACACTAGGAGGTCATTAACTGGTTATGCTGTTTTCTTGGGGGAATCATTGATTTCTTGGAGATCTAAGAAACATGGAGTTTTTTCAAGGTCCTCAGCTGAAGCTGAGTACAGAGCAATGGCAAGTGTGGCTTGTGAGATTACTTGGGTGTTACATTTACTTAAGGATATAAAGATAGATCATGCAAGGCCAGCTATGTTGTTTTTTGACAATTAG